In the genome of Nonomuraea sp. NBC_00507, the window TGGACGCCGAAGGCGCCAGCAAGGCCATCGCCATCGAGGTGATCGGCGCCCACTCCGAGCAGGACGCGGTCAAGGTCGGCCGCTCCGTCGCCCGCTCCAACCTGCTCAAGTGCGCCATCCACGGCGAGGACCCCAACTGGGGCCGCGTCCTGGCCGCGGTCGGCACCACCGACGCCGTCTTCGAGCCCGACCGGCTCAACGTGGCGATCAACGGCATCTGGATCTGCCGCGGCGGCGCGGTCGGCGACGACCGCTCCAAGGTGGACATGCGCCCCCGGGACGTGACCATCACGATCGACCTGTCGGCCGGGCCGCACACCGCGACCGTGCACACCACGGACCTGACGGCCGACTACGTCCACGAGAACTCGGCGTACAGCTCATGAGGCTCTCCACCGCCCAGACGAAGGCCGAGGCCTTGATCGAGGCGCTGCCCTGGCTGACCCGCTTCCACGGCGCGACGGTCGTCATCAAGTACGGCGGCAACGCCATGACCGAAGAGGCGCTCAAGGAGGGCTTCGCCGAGGACGTCGTCTTCCTGCACCACGTGGGCCTGCGCCCGGTGGTCGTGCACGGCGGCGGCCCGCAGATCAGCAGCGCGCTGGACAAGCTCGGCATCGAGTCGACGTTCACCGCCGGCCTCCGGGTCACCACGCCCGAGGCCATGCAGGTCGTCAGGATGGTACTGACGGGCCAGGTCAACCCCGAGATCGTGGGCCTGGTCAACCGGCACGGCCCGTTCGCGGTCGGCATGTCCGGCGAGGACGCCCACCTGTTCACCGCCGTGCGCAAGCACGCGCTCGTGGACGGCGAGCCGGTCGACATCGGCCAGGTCGGCGAGATCATCAAGGTCGACCCCGGCGCCGTCAAGGCCCTGATCGACGACGGCCGCATCCCCGTGGTCTCCAGCGTCGCCAGGGGAGACGACGGCCAGATCTACAACGTCAACGCCGACACCGCCGCCGCCGCGCTGGCCGTGGCGCTCCAGGCGCAGAAGCTGATCGTGCTGACCGACGTCGAAGGCCTGTACGCCAACTGGCCCGACGACACCGACGTGATCGACAGCCTCACCGCCGACGAGCTGGAAACGCTCATGCCCACGCTGTCCAGCGGCATGGTCCCCAAAATGGAGGCCTGCCTGTCGGCGGTGCAGGGCGGCGTGCCGCAGGCCCACGTGCTCGACGGTCGCGTGCCCCATTCACTGCTGCTAGAGATCTTCACCAACGAAGGAATCGGAACGATGGTGATGCCCTGATGGACCTATATCAGAGGTTCGAAAAGGTGTTCATGCCCAACTACGGCATCCCGCCGGTCGCGCTGGCGCGCGGCGAGGGCTGCCGTGTGTGGGACGTGGACGGCAAGCAATACCTCGACTTCATCGGCGGCATCGCGACCAGCTCGCTCGGCCACGCGCACCCCGCCCTGGTCGAGGCCGTGTCGACGCAGGTCGCCACCATCGCGCACACGAGCAACCTGTTCCTGCACGAGCCCGAGGTGCTGCTCGCCGAGAAGCTCATCGCCCTGCTGAACGCCCCCGCCCGGGTCTTCTTCGCCAACTCCGGCACCGAGGCCAACGAGGCGGCGTACAAGCTGGCGCTCAAGTACGGCCGCCGCGAGGGCCGCTCCTACTTCGTCGCCGCCGAGAACGGCTTCCACGGCCGCACGATCGGCGCCCTGTCGCTGACCGGCAAGCAGTCCATCCGCGACCAGTTCGGCCCGTTCCCCGTCGATGTGCGCTTCGTCCCCTACGGCGACGCCACCGCGCTCAAGGAAGCCGTGACCGGCGACTGCATCGCGGTCTTCCTGGAGCCCACCCAGGGCGAGGCCGGCGTGGTGCCCCCGCCGGCCGGCTACTTCGAGGCCGCCCGCGAGATCTGCGACTCGACCGGCGCGCTGCTGGTGGCCGACGAGATCCAGTCGGCGATCGGGCGTACCGGGCACTGGTTCGCCCACCAGGCCGACGGCGTCACGCCCGACATCCTGACCCTGGCCAAGGGACTGGGCGGCGGCATGCCGATCGGCGCCTGCGTCGGCTTCGGCGAGGTCGGCAAGCTGTTCGCGAAGGGCGACCACGGCTCGACCTTCGGCGGCAACCCGGTCTCCTGCGCCGCCGCCCTGGCGGTGCTGGACACCCTGGACCTCGACCACGTGAAGACCGTTTCCGCACGTCTGCGCGACGGTCTGGAGGCCGTCGGCCATCCGCTGCTGAAGGGCGTCCGCGGCCGCGGCCTGTGGCTGGCCGCGGTCCTGAACGAGCCGCGCTCGGCCGACGTCCAGAAGGCCGCCGCGAACGCCGGCTTCCTGGTGAACGCCCTCCAGCCCGACGCCGTGCGCATCGCCCCGCCGCTGGTGGTGACGGCCGACGAGGTGGACGCCTTCGTGGCCGCGTTCCCCGCGATCCTGACGGAGGCCGCCCGATGACCAGGCACAGCGCGGACTCGGCGCAAATCAGGCACTTCCTGAGGGACGACGACCTCTCGCCCGCCGAGCAGGCGGAGGTCCTCGACCTCGCCGCCGCGATGAAGAAGGACCGGTTCGGCTACCGGCCGTTCGAGGGCCCGCAGACGGTCGCGGTGCTGTTCGACAAGCCGTCGGCCCGCACCCGCGTCTCCTTCCACACCGGCATCGGCGAGCTGGGCGGCCTACCGCTGGTCGTGGACAACGTCTCGGTCCTGATGGGCCGCGGCGAGCCCACCGCCGACCTCGCCAGGGTGCTCGACCGGCAGGTCGCCGCCATCGTCTGGCGGACCACCGGCCAGGAGCTCATCGAGGAGATGGCGGCCCACTCCCGCGTGCCGGTCGTCAACGCGCTCACCGACGAGTTCCACCCGTGCCAGATCCTCGCCGACCTGCAGACCGTCCGGGAGCACCTGGGCAGGACCGCCGGGCTCACGCTGACCTACCTCGGCGACGGCGCCAACAACATGGCCCACTCCTACCTGCTCGGCGGCGCCACGGCCGGGATGCACATCCGCATCGCCGCCCCGGCCGGCTACCAGCCCGACGCGGTCATCCTCGACCAGGCCGCCGCCATCGCCGCCAAGACGGGCGGCTCGGTGGTCGCGCTGTCGGACCCGGTCGCCGCCGTCCAGGGCACGCACGTGATCGCCACCGACACGTGGGTGTCGATGGGCCAGGACGGCAAGGAGCAGCGGGTCCGCGACCTCATGCCGTACCAGGTCAATGGCGAGCTGCTCGAGCACGCCGCGCCCGACGCGATCGTGCTGCACTGCCTGCCGGCCTACCGCGACTACGAGATCACCGACGCGGTGCTCGAAGGGCCGCGCAGCGTCGTGTGGGACCAGGCCGAGAACCGGCTGCACGCGCAGAAGGCGCTGCTGCACTGGCTGGCGACACACCGATGACCATTCCGATGACCAAAGCGGCCAGGCAGCAGAGGATCACCGATCTGCTGCGGCGGCAGGCCGTGCGCTCCCAGCCGGAGCTGGCCAAGCTCCTCGCCGACAGCGGCGTCGAGGTCACCCAGGCCACGCTCTCGCGCGACCTGGACGAGCTCGGGGCGCTCAAGCTGCGCGCGGAGGACGGCTCGCTGGTGTACGCGCTGCCCGGCGAAGGCGGCGGGCGGATCCCGCTGGCCCGGGTGGGCACCGGCGAGTCCCCATCGGCGAGGCTGCAGCGCGTCGCCGAGGAACTGCTGGTCAGCGCCGAGGCCTCGGCCAACCTGGTCGTCGTGAAAACCCCTCCGGGGGCGGCACAGTTCATGTCCTCCGCGATCGACCACGCCGACTGGGAGTCCATCCTCGGCACGGTGGCGGGCGACGACACCATCCTCGTCATCACCCGCGACCCGGCAGGCGGGCCGGCGGTCGCCGACGCCCTCCTGAAAGTCGCCGCCCGGCGTAGTTTGGAGCAGAAATGACCGAGCGCGTGGTCCTCGCCTACTCCGGCGGGCTCGACACCTCCGTCGCCATCCCCTACCTCGCCGAGAAGATGAACGCCGAGGTCGTCTGCGTCGCCGTGGACCTCGGCCAGGGCGGCGAGGACATGGAGGCGATCCAGAAGCGGGCCATCGACTGCGGCGCCGCCGAGTCGGTCGTGGTGGACGCCAAGGAGGAGTTCGCCGCCGACTTCTGCGTGCCCGCGCTGCAGGCCAACGCCCTCTACATGGACCGCTACCCGCTGGTGTCGTCGCTGTCGCGCCCGCTCATCGTCAAGCACCTGGTGTCGGCGGCCGAGCAGTTCGGCGGCACCGTCGTCTCGCATGGCTGCACCGGCAAGGGCAACGACCAGGTCCGCTTCGAGGCAGGCCTGGCCGCGCTGGCGCCCGGCCTGAAGGTCGTCGCGCCCGCCCGCGACTTCGCCTGGACCCGCGACAAGGCCATCGAGTACGCCGAGGCCAAGGGCCTGCCCATCGAGACGTCGAAGAAGAACCCGTTCTCCATCGACCAGAACCTCTGGGGCCGCGCCGTCGAGACGGGCTTCCTGGAGGACATCTGGAACGGCCCGACCGAAGAGGTCTACGCCTACACCGCCGACCCGTCCCAGCCGAAGGAGCCGGACGAGGTCGTCGTCACCTTCGAAGCTGGCGTCCCGGTCAAGATCGACGGGCGGCCGCTGACGCCGTACCAGATCATCGACGAGCTCAACAAGCGCGCCGGCGCCCAGGGCGTCGGCCGGATCGACATGGTCGAGGACCGGCTCGTCGGCATCAAGTCCCGCGAGGTGTACGAGGCGCCGGGCGCCATCGCGCTCATCACGGCCCACATGGAGCTGGAGAACGTCACCGTCGAGCGCGACCTGGCCCGCTTCAAGCGCGGCGTCGACCAGCGGTGGAGCGAGCTCGTCTACGACGGTTTGTGGTTCTCGCCGCTCAAGGACGCCCTCGACGCGCTTATCGCCGAGGCCCAGAAGCACGTCTCCGGCGACATCCGCATGACGCTGCACGCCGGCAAGGCCACCGTCACCGGCCGCCGCTCCGAGGAGTCCCTGTACGATTTCTCGCTGGCCACGTACGACACCGGCGACACCTTCGACCAGTCGCTCGCCAAGGGCTTCGTCCAGCTGTTCTCCCTCCCCGCGAAGATCGCCGCGGCGCGGGACGCGAGGAAGGGCTGATTGCACTAATGTCGCGGGGGATACAGGAGGAGAAGATTACGGTGAGTGATGGCAAGCCGATGCGGCTGTGGGGCGGGCGGTTCGAAGGAGGCCCGGCCGACGCGCTGACCCGGCTGTCGGTGAGCGTGCACTTCGACTGGCGGCTGGTGCCGTACGACCTGGCGGCGTCCAGGGCGCACGCGCGCGTGCTGCACAAAGCGGGGCTGCTGAACGACGAGGAGCTCGAGCGCATGATCGGCGCGCTCGACGACCTGGAGCGGGCCTGCAAGGCGGGCGAGTTCCGGCCGACGGTCGCCGACGAGGACGTGCACACCGCGCTGGAGCGCGGCCTGCTGGAGCGGCTCGGCTCGCTCGGCGGCAAGCTCCGCGCCGGCCGCTCGCGCAACGACCAGATCGCCACCGACCTGCGTCTCTATCTCCGCGACCACGCCCGCACGATCGTCTCCCGGCTGGTCGAGCTGGAGACGGCGCTGATGACCCAGGCCGCCGAGCACGCCGAGACGGCCGCGCCCGGCATGACGCACCTGCAGCACGCGCAGCCGGTGTCGTTCGGCCACCAGCTGCTGGCGCACGTGCACGCCTTCACCCGCGACATCGACCGGCTCATCGACTGGGACAAGCGCGCCGCGATCTCCCCGCTCGGCTCCGGCGCGCTGGCGGGCTCGTCGCTTCCGCTGGATCCGCAGGCTGTGGCGCAGGAGCTGGGCTTCTCGGCGGCCGCGCCCAACTCCATGGACGCCGTCGCCGACCGGGACTTCGCGGCCGAGTTCCTGTTCGCCGCCGCCCTGATCGGGGTGCACCTGTCGCGGCTGGGCGAGGAGATCGTCCTGTGGGCCTCGCAGGAGTTCCGCTGGATCGAGATGGACGACGCCTACTCCACCGGCTCGTCGATCATGCCCCAGAAGAAGAACCCCGACGTGGCCGAGCTGGCCCGCGGCAAGTCAGGGCGGCTGATCGGCAACCTGATGTCGCTGCTGACCACGCTCAAGGGCCTGCCGCTGACCTACAACCGCGACCTGCAGGAGGACAAGGAGCCGGTCTTCGACACCGTCGACACGCTCCTGCTCGTCCTGCCCGCGATGGCCGGGCTCGTGGCGACCATGCGGGTCAACACCGCCCGCCTGGAGGCCTCCGCCCCCGACGGGTTCGCGCTCGCCACCGACCTGGCCGAGCTGCTGGTGCGCCGCGGCGTGGCGTTCCGCGAGGCCCACGAGGCCGTCGGCCACCTGGTGGTGTGGTGCCAGGTGCACGACAAGGACCTCGGCGAGCTCACCGACGACGAGCTGGCCAAGGTGTCGCCGCACCTCACGCCCGACGTGCGCGACGTGCTCAACGTGCCCGGAGCCCTCGCCGCACGCAAGGCGCACGGCGGCACTGCCCCCGACCGCGTACGCGACCAGCTCATCGCGCTCCGCGAAGCGGTCGACGCGCAGGCGGCATGGGCGGCGGGCAGCTGAGCTCCGCCCCGCTGCCGCGGAGCTTCTTCGACAGGTCGTCGCACGAGGTGGCGCCCGACCTGCTCGGGCGCGTCCTCGCGCACGGCGACGTCGCCGTGCGCCTGACCGAGGTCGAGGCGTACGGCGGCCCGGGCGAGGACCCGGCGGCGCACACCTACCGGGGCAGGACGCCCCGCAACGCCGTCATGTTCGGCCCGCCGGGCCACCTGTACGTGTACTTCACCTACGGCATGCACTTCTGCGCCAACCTCGTCTGCCTGCCCGACGGCTGCGGCTCGGCCGTGCTGCTGCGGGCGGGCGAGGTGGTGGCGGGTCTCGACGAGGCACGCCGGCGGCGCAACGGCGGGCGCGCGGCGGACAGCGCCGGCCGCAGGTCCATCCCCGATCGGGATCTCGCCCGGGGCCCCGCCAGGCTCGCGGTGGCCCTCGGCCTCCTGCGCGAGCACAACGGCCTTGACGCGATCTGGGAAGGCCCGCCGGACCTGGCCGGCGGGGACGGCGCCCGCCGGCTGACCGGCCGGCCCCACACAGCGGCCATGATGCTCGAAGGCGACCCGGCCGACCCCGCCTCGATCAGGTCAGGGCCTCGCACCGGCATCTCGACGGCCAAGGAGGTGCCGTGGCGGTTCTGGATCGACGGCGACCCGACCGTGTCGCCGTACCGAGCTCACGTGCCGCGCCGCCGCAGCGCCGCCGCCACCTCCGTGGGAGAGGCGCCCAGCTCGTGAGGACTGAAGACGTGCAGGTGATCACCCGTGTCGATCTCCAGCATCCCGCTGCGCAGCCCCCACCTCCTGCGGACGTCGACCTTGATGTCCCAGATCGCCTCCCAGGGCACGTGCCGCTTGCCCGCGAACCCGTGCACCACGGTGATCCCGCTCTCGTCGGCCGCCAGCCGCACCGGAACGATCAGGTCACGCAGCCCCATCGCCCCCACCAGGACGGCCGCGGGGACGGCTAGGATCACGCCGCGGACATCGCCTGCCAACCACCAGTAAACGGCGAGTCCGGCGCATACCAGACCCCCTAAGATCTTGAAAACGGCCAGCTCGCGACGGACCCTCCACATGGAGACAGAGCGTATCCAAGTGGCGGTCAACCCAAGCGATCAGGCACGCTTGTAACACCCAACGTCCAACGTCTCAATGAAAGCCGGCACCGTGATCGACATTCTCGATGACCTCGCGTGGCGAGGCCTGATCGCTCAGTCCACCGACCTCGACGCGCTGCGTGCGTCCATGGCCAAGGGACCGATCACGGTCTATTGCGGTTTCGACCCGACCGCGCCCTCCCTGCACGTCGGCCACTTCGTGCCGCTGCTCACGCTGCGCCGCCTGCAGCGGGCCGGGCACCGCCCGATCGGACTGGTCGGCGGCGCCACCGGCCTGATCGGCGACCCGAGCGGCCGCAACACCGAGCGCTCCCTGAACGCGACCGAGGTCGTCGCCGAATGGGTGGAGCGCCTGCGCGGGCAGGTCGGCCGGTTCCTCGACTTCGACGCCCAGCCCAACGCCGCCCTCATGGTGAGCAACCTCGACTGGACCGGCGAGCTGAGCGCCATCGGCTTCCTGCGCGACATCGGCAAGCACTTCCCGGTCAACCGCATGCTGGCCAGGGAGTCGGTCTCCGCGCGCCTGCAAGGTGAGGGGCTGAGCTACACCGAGTTCAGCTACCAGATCCTGCAGGCCAACGACTACCTCGAGCTGCACCGCCGCTACAACTGCACGCTGCAGATCGGCGGCAGCGACCAGTGGGGCAACCTCACGGCGGGCGCTGACCTGATCCGCCGCGTCGAGGGCGCGCACGTCCACGCGCTCACCCTGCCGCTGATCACAAAGGCCGACGGCACCAAGTTCGGCAAGACGGCGGGTGGCGCGCTCTGGCTCGACCCGGAGATGACCTCCCCCTACGCCTTCTACCAATACTTCCTCAACTCCGACGACCGCGACGTGATCCACTACCTCAAGGTGTTCACGTTCAAGAGCCGCGAGGAGATCGAGGCCCTGGAGAAGGCCGTCGCCGAGCGGCCCTTCGCCCGCGAGGCGCAGCGGACGCTGGCCGAGGACCTGACTGAGCTGCTGCACGGCAAGGAAGAGCTCGACGCGGTCGTGGCGGCCTCCAAGGCGCTCTTCGGCCAGGGTGCTCTGGAAGACCTGCCTGCCTCGACGCTGGCGGCCGCGCTGGCCGAGGTGCCCAAAGCCGAGATCGCCGCGCTGGGGGCGCCGTTCGTGGACCTGCTGGCCGACAGCGGCCTGGTGGAGTCGAAGTCGGCGGCCCGGCGGGCGGTCAAGGAGGGCGGGGCATACCTCAACAACGTCAAGATCACCGACGAGACGTACGTGCCGGCCGCCGACGACCTGCTGCACGGGCGCTTCATGGTGCTGCGGCGCGGCAAGAAGTCGATCGGCGGCGTCGAGGTCGGCTGACAGGCGCTTGTGCCAAGCGGGCCTTTCCAGCGGCGGAAGGCCCGCTTCGGCGTAGTAGGAGGTGTTTTCGCAGACGGTCGGGTCCGTCGGTGAACTCTCAGCAGTTCAGCGACGCATGAACAGCGCCACGGTGAGGCCCGGCAGATCCCCGGAGTGCTTGGCCATGCTGAGCTCGAACCCCGCCTCTTTCACCTCTCCGACGCGAGAAATCCCGTCACCCTCCAGCCCCGATTTCTTCGTCCCCCGCCATACCACCCAGACCCGTTCCCGCCCGTCCAGCGCCGCGGAGACATCGGACCGCTCGGGATAACCGAACCCGTCGGGGTGGGGCGCGACACCGATCCGCAGCACATCGACCGGCATCAGGGAGTCCGCGTAGTAGTCGAATCCCCGGCGCACCTGGCTCTGCCCGAACACGATCGCATCGTCCGGCTCGGCCTTGATCACGCGAAGGGCCCACGGGATGTTCTCGAAGCGCCCGTTCTCCTCCCGGATCTCCACGTGATCAGGAAAGGCCAGCCCGGCCCCGAGCAACACGACCACCACCCCCGCGACCACGGGGAAGCGCGGGATGGCGGCCACGGCCAGCCCCGCCAGCAGCGCCAGAGCCGGCGCGGTCACGAAGAGATACCGGTCCACATAGACCGGGGTGAGCAGGTGAGACACCGCGAGAAGCAGCAGCGGCGGCAAGATCAGCCACCCCGCCAGCGCGAGCGCCCACGCCCTGTCCCTGCCGCCCGCCGATGAGCCCGCGCCCCCCGCGGGTGATCCCGCGGCATCCGCCGGTGAGCCCGGGTCCCCAGCTCCACGCCGGCCCGC includes:
- the argH gene encoding argininosuccinate lyase is translated as MSRGIQEEKITVSDGKPMRLWGGRFEGGPADALTRLSVSVHFDWRLVPYDLAASRAHARVLHKAGLLNDEELERMIGALDDLERACKAGEFRPTVADEDVHTALERGLLERLGSLGGKLRAGRSRNDQIATDLRLYLRDHARTIVSRLVELETALMTQAAEHAETAAPGMTHLQHAQPVSFGHQLLAHVHAFTRDIDRLIDWDKRAAISPLGSGALAGSSLPLDPQAVAQELGFSAAAPNSMDAVADRDFAAEFLFAAALIGVHLSRLGEEIVLWASQEFRWIEMDDAYSTGSSIMPQKKNPDVAELARGKSGRLIGNLMSLLTTLKGLPLTYNRDLQEDKEPVFDTVDTLLLVLPAMAGLVATMRVNTARLEASAPDGFALATDLAELLVRRGVAFREAHEAVGHLVVWCQVHDKDLGELTDDELAKVSPHLTPDVRDVLNVPGALAARKAHGGTAPDRVRDQLIALREAVDAQAAWAAGS
- a CDS encoding DNA-3-methyladenine glycosylase, which produces MGGGQLSSAPLPRSFFDRSSHEVAPDLLGRVLAHGDVAVRLTEVEAYGGPGEDPAAHTYRGRTPRNAVMFGPPGHLYVYFTYGMHFCANLVCLPDGCGSAVLLRAGEVVAGLDEARRRRNGGRAADSAGRRSIPDRDLARGPARLAVALGLLREHNGLDAIWEGPPDLAGGDGARRLTGRPHTAAMMLEGDPADPASIRSGPRTGISTAKEVPWRFWIDGDPTVSPYRAHVPRRRSAAATSVGEAPSS
- the argF gene encoding ornithine carbamoyltransferase, whose translation is MTRHSADSAQIRHFLRDDDLSPAEQAEVLDLAAAMKKDRFGYRPFEGPQTVAVLFDKPSARTRVSFHTGIGELGGLPLVVDNVSVLMGRGEPTADLARVLDRQVAAIVWRTTGQELIEEMAAHSRVPVVNALTDEFHPCQILADLQTVREHLGRTAGLTLTYLGDGANNMAHSYLLGGATAGMHIRIAAPAGYQPDAVILDQAAAIAAKTGGSVVALSDPVAAVQGTHVIATDTWVSMGQDGKEQRVRDLMPYQVNGELLEHAAPDAIVLHCLPAYRDYEITDAVLEGPRSVVWDQAENRLHAQKALLHWLATHR
- a CDS encoding arginine repressor, with amino-acid sequence MTIPMTKAARQQRITDLLRRQAVRSQPELAKLLADSGVEVTQATLSRDLDELGALKLRAEDGSLVYALPGEGGGRIPLARVGTGESPSARLQRVAEELLVSAEASANLVVVKTPPGAAQFMSSAIDHADWESILGTVAGDDTILVITRDPAGGPAVADALLKVAARRSLEQK
- the tyrS gene encoding tyrosine--tRNA ligase, whose product is MIDILDDLAWRGLIAQSTDLDALRASMAKGPITVYCGFDPTAPSLHVGHFVPLLTLRRLQRAGHRPIGLVGGATGLIGDPSGRNTERSLNATEVVAEWVERLRGQVGRFLDFDAQPNAALMVSNLDWTGELSAIGFLRDIGKHFPVNRMLARESVSARLQGEGLSYTEFSYQILQANDYLELHRRYNCTLQIGGSDQWGNLTAGADLIRRVEGAHVHALTLPLITKADGTKFGKTAGGALWLDPEMTSPYAFYQYFLNSDDRDVIHYLKVFTFKSREEIEALEKAVAERPFAREAQRTLAEDLTELLHGKEELDAVVAASKALFGQGALEDLPASTLAAALAEVPKAEIAALGAPFVDLLADSGLVESKSAARRAVKEGGAYLNNVKITDETYVPAADDLLHGRFMVLRRGKKSIGGVEVG
- the argB gene encoding acetylglutamate kinase yields the protein MRLSTAQTKAEALIEALPWLTRFHGATVVIKYGGNAMTEEALKEGFAEDVVFLHHVGLRPVVVHGGGPQISSALDKLGIESTFTAGLRVTTPEAMQVVRMVLTGQVNPEIVGLVNRHGPFAVGMSGEDAHLFTAVRKHALVDGEPVDIGQVGEIIKVDPGAVKALIDDGRIPVVSSVARGDDGQIYNVNADTAAAALAVALQAQKLIVLTDVEGLYANWPDDTDVIDSLTADELETLMPTLSSGMVPKMEACLSAVQGGVPQAHVLDGRVPHSLLLEIFTNEGIGTMVMP
- a CDS encoding PH domain-containing protein, with translation MWRVRRELAVFKILGGLVCAGLAVYWWLAGDVRGVILAVPAAVLVGAMGLRDLIVPVRLAADESGITVVHGFAGKRHVPWEAIWDIKVDVRRRWGLRSGMLEIDTGDHLHVFSPHELGASPTEVAAALRRRGT
- a CDS encoding acetylornithine transaminase codes for the protein MDLYQRFEKVFMPNYGIPPVALARGEGCRVWDVDGKQYLDFIGGIATSSLGHAHPALVEAVSTQVATIAHTSNLFLHEPEVLLAEKLIALLNAPARVFFANSGTEANEAAYKLALKYGRREGRSYFVAAENGFHGRTIGALSLTGKQSIRDQFGPFPVDVRFVPYGDATALKEAVTGDCIAVFLEPTQGEAGVVPPPAGYFEAAREICDSTGALLVADEIQSAIGRTGHWFAHQADGVTPDILTLAKGLGGGMPIGACVGFGEVGKLFAKGDHGSTFGGNPVSCAAALAVLDTLDLDHVKTVSARLRDGLEAVGHPLLKGVRGRGLWLAAVLNEPRSADVQKAAANAGFLVNALQPDAVRIAPPLVVTADEVDAFVAAFPAILTEAAR
- a CDS encoding argininosuccinate synthase: MTERVVLAYSGGLDTSVAIPYLAEKMNAEVVCVAVDLGQGGEDMEAIQKRAIDCGAAESVVVDAKEEFAADFCVPALQANALYMDRYPLVSSLSRPLIVKHLVSAAEQFGGTVVSHGCTGKGNDQVRFEAGLAALAPGLKVVAPARDFAWTRDKAIEYAEAKGLPIETSKKNPFSIDQNLWGRAVETGFLEDIWNGPTEEVYAYTADPSQPKEPDEVVVTFEAGVPVKIDGRPLTPYQIIDELNKRAGAQGVGRIDMVEDRLVGIKSREVYEAPGAIALITAHMELENVTVERDLARFKRGVDQRWSELVYDGLWFSPLKDALDALIAEAQKHVSGDIRMTLHAGKATVTGRRSEESLYDFSLATYDTGDTFDQSLAKGFVQLFSLPAKIAAARDARKG